In the Dromaius novaehollandiae isolate bDroNov1 unplaced genomic scaffold, bDroNov1.hap1 HAP1_SCAFFOLD_27, whole genome shotgun sequence genome, tgttgataaacatcctggaTGGGGTGTTCttaagtgtccttgctgcaaaactgatcagcttgtgcacagctaagacatttgtaaatagtccatacaaagtgttcctgcagtaattgtcacatactctgaggttaaggtgtatcaatagcaatgaattatgcctgtgctgggtggtcacgtgggtccccagccaaggggattagaactgagccaaacaggggttcagCGATCTCACCTAATACCgctgacagccctgcaaggacactttgtcactgcacaatgactgaccatcctgctttgattctgagtgtgtgtgtaacaagcagggctgactcctctggagcccatggacagaggaccctgttcctcatgacagactcagaaagcacagagtagagcagaagtagaggaggcAAAGGAAGATCTTCCTGGTAAGGAGAGAGaacatgtggggagttgctctgagaaatgctgtgggttttgttcaaagccagtcctaacttgtcaatgtcttttcctccctggacagtcctccaaagcccagaggaagcaaatgtccaacagcagcttcctcactgggtttctcctcctggggtttgcgaACAccggggagctgcagctcttgcacttctcgctcttcctgggcatctacctggctgccctcctgggcaacggcctcatcatcacagccgtagcccgtgaccaccacctccacacccccatgtacttcttcctcctcaacctctccctcctcgaccttggctccatctccaccactgtccccaaatccatggccaattccctgagggacaccagggccatttcctactcaggatgtgctgcccaagtcttttggtttctcttcttaatttcagccgagttttatctcctcactgtcatggcctatgaccgctttcttgccatctgcagacccctgcactacgggaccatcatgggcagcagagcttgtgtcaaaatggcagcagctgcctgggccagtggttttctcaatgctctcctgcacactgggaacacattttcaataccactctgccaaggcaacacagtggagcagttcttctgtgaaatcccccagatcctcaagctctcctgctcaggctCCTACCTCAGGGAGGTTGGGCTTCTTGCGGTTAGTCTTTGTTTACtccttgggtgtttcattttcattgtggtgtcctacgtgcagatcttcactgctgtgctgaggatcccctctgagcagggacgacacaaagccttttccatgtgcctcccgcacctggccgtggtctccctgtttgtcagcactggcatgtttgcctacctgaagcccccctccatctcctccccagctccggatctggtggtggcagttctgtactcggtggtgcctccagcagtgaaccccctcatctacagcatgaggaacaaggagctcaaggaggcactgaggaaactggttcaagtggtactgtttcagcagcaataacttgCCCGTCCCTCTTCGTAAGAGACTTGAATTtgtctcagacaactcttgtgctttgggcattgtatctgtgataatcatgcttgtacagaagtatttgaattgatcccacttctccagcactaggaacccagcctgtctgacccagaggccttctgtgaatgcgTCTGTCTCTGTGTCAAAGCTGGccggtctctaataaaaggggatttcctcagtgctgtgcttgaaagttgatttcttcttccagaacTAGGGCCAAGAGGTCACTCAAGGACTTGcaccatgaaagggcctgttgcttttccaaggtaCCCCtgggctcaaggtgatgagctcatggggtgatgtgttagggaaggagggctgcattcagctctcacttgtgggtgcccagtgctcctggagatgctgAATGATCAAACGGTATCTGCCTGTGTCCCGTATGAcggggctggtgacagatgcccacagtggggacccagaaggcagagggaagggagcctgcagagtggttcatgtcaccttcaatggaaaaccctgggctgcttccagggacacacctgaacacagcgagccatttgaaatgccctgtgattgctcagagcatcatccatggtcacagaccccttggtagggggttgtcaggtgcaatgatgcccgtccagctgggtctgcttctcaccccaaccaccacggccagtgcagagtcaccccgtggccctggggcaccacagcccgctcgctctgcagagcagcaccaccagctcggggccctgcggggagcacaggggaggctccaggaatggccaggcaggccagcactgatgcactccctgggtgaggacacacaccggtgggtttgtggggcagagccaggtctcgtggaggggaagcaagacatgccaggcacaggagagtggaggccatgtccagccctggctgcacaccccaggtttatgggtgaatcttgctgtgcggccagctcgttcctgctgggctcagtgcctgtatggaggggaagagccaggcctaggcagcctctctcctgccccAGACCCCAGCAGGTCCTGGGCACGGCTGTGTGTTAACCCCTgcatgggacatggccagggctgggcaaggtgcaggaactgtggaggctgccaaagcaggagggctgtgggggacgggacactgaaggctgtcgcagggcctgtgccagggggacgttggcctggcccacgagctcttgttcttgctggAGCCGAGGCTGAGGACCAAggggtccctcaggcaaagctgtgctccttggggagctgccctgagcaccacaacaggcagagcacgctccttgtatgtccccgtcctgctgggagggtggcacgggcacaacccctcactgcagcccccactggcccctgcccctgccaacctgccaccacccccgtgctgcctcgtcctctgtccctcttctccacactgcagggaccagtgatgcagcaggagctggcacagcctcacagccgctgcccggcccctggccctcccctcctgcctgccaaacatcacatccatcttcaagaaggacaggaaagagggtctggggagtgatgggctggtcagcgtcacctcaggccctgggaagcaaatcttcctggagctagttccagccacatgaaggggtcgggaacagccagcatgaagtcattgagggcaaattgtgcctgaccaatctgactgccttctgtgatgggacaactggctgtgtggacaaggggagtgcagtgcatgcactccttgaatgtaggaaggcctctGACgtggtcttccataacatctttgtagccaacctggggagaggtgggatggaggagtaagcaatggagggtggggggaatgagctggaggctgcctggctcaaaAGGTGGAGAACAGTAGTAGAAAGCGTGAGGagccttgaaagacttggggatttggctgacagaaacttcatgacattgtacaaggagaaatggcaggtgctgtatcAGGGGGCAGAccagcctgtgcatcaggacaggctgggacttgaccggtagaggagtgaccctgagcaGAAGGACCTGGATGTTGCAAaggatgccacatgagccagtgctgcgtgctcaccataaatcaggccggCTGATACGGCACGGCATTAGGATGTTAGTGGCCACCCGGACAAGGTGAATTATTgtccccctcatctcagcactggtgtggccacatctagaacagggtgtcccagtgtgggatgccctgTACTGGAgaaatggggaggaactggagagggtccagaggaggtctgcgaAGATAAGGTTGgagtctaaaggacaaggcctttatggagaggctgaaggacctgggcttcttcagcctggtgaagggaaggctgagggcagtagagtaggagcctgtcactgcttgaagggtggtttcagagatgatggagcttttcttggtagtgggaaacagcatgagaaggggaaagggccacaagctgcagcttgtggggttcagctgtgacattaggaaaaggaaatgtcacttgaagggcagtgctgtggtgccacaggtcacccggagggagtctgtgatcagcccctggctttgtgtttcaacaaAAAGCAAGAGAGGACAAAGGGACATCAGTAGAGGTGGAGACATCCTggggtgaaagcaaggtggggaagcaggttgggtatctaccatctgcaaggaaacaggcacaggcgtggAACAGTGTAGGACAGGCTGTGATGGAGGTAGCCCAGGCCACTGCCAGGGCtaaaagctcccaacagaactgaggtctgaCGCTAGCAAGGTGtctgagaagacaccatttcctgaaagcactgtggccttgctgcttcctcatccccagggagcccaggaggtttCGCATCATTCTCCTGCACTCGGCGTTGCACACCCCAACCCTCaccctgcccccaggaagagccctgagcaacgcctgagggaaaggatcacccttccTTGGGGCTgcctgtcagtgcctggctgttctgcttgataacacacatcaagcctgacttggcatcacagccacctgcacattgcctttgtctgcctgcaatcagggcctccagctttctgctctaatcagcccccaagagccttctCTGGttatggccctcagtgggacccattaatgctccaagaatCTTGGGGATTTTcatctgactttaacttcttgagaggctTGTTCAGCCTTCTCTCAACATGTGAAGTGCATGGGCTTTGACCCAGATACACCAGAGCagtcattaaaatgcatatagcCCCTggggagccatgcctctttccataattttccataattgcccataattttcttcagttcttcaattcatgtgtggataattggagatatttcaggagtgcatttacaagagcaaggtttcagtgagcacctgcaagacaaagatgtctgctttttaagctttctttattcttcacattgcagaataagtgatctccacattctccaattgatattgatccagagtgtgtcctaatgaggtctggacatggaggaaatGCAGTAGTTTTGataggagacctgcatggacaacgtttctcccacctccccaaccctgtcatttctctcttcagccactggggacttgcatcactcttgttaaCATCTAACCTTTCTCCACTCAGGGCTCTGGCTGAACATTACAGCTcctgtgcaccaattcccacttgcttgccttagagaactagctgcagacacaggaggatttttcttaaatgcaaacaaagaaaaataaaatatgaccaagtttaataaaaagtaaaatacactgctatagtgtatgttaagtccaagctgcctccactgaggtccactttccacaagcaacaaccttccttgaaatgtttaaGGCAGGAGAAATAGAGCTAGATGGAAAAACAGCTAAAGGGCTGGGTAAACAGACATTGAGCCTGGTGAAAGACAAGACAAGCTTCAGATTCCCTGAAGCTCAGAACAGCAACTAGAGAgctgagaggcatctgaatggataaagagaaaggagaggaggaaggctggagaactatggaaaggGCGTATGTCCAGATGGTCTAATGCAAAGGcaactttagaaatgatcagtttaatcgggacatgggggaatatgtgaaagattgCTGAGATGCCATCCACAGCATGATAGACAGAGGAGTTGTAATGCAAATCGAGAGGGACAGATCAATATCCAGAGACtaatacccttcctcaaaatttccactctttcatcatggAAAAAAATTGGCATTAAGATTAGTCAATCCTTTTAGCGGTTGaaagtgtgttcatatttttgaaatcttgaaaactgttcttcacctttccaggcagagctcaggtgtccaaccacaagcacccagtggcacttggagaggccccagtgtctctaaggtacctgcctgggcctggcagctctcacagggacctgcgggagaccggagcccctgggagctgcaggggggaccagggcacctgcaatggcaccagatgtctGTGACcgtgtgactgcatcccagcccagttctgaaaatcactttccttctgaaataaataaataaataaataaataaacccataAAATCCCCATAGAAAATCACTATAtttaagaaagcaaagcaaagaaggaccatCAGAACAGAAAGAAGGCtaaaacctggaaactgtaaccaaacattccttcgctttggatcatttccttcatttcttcctcatttcattttgtattgacTGTTTCCAGacttttctgttataatcaggcctgcaccattaagaaagatatttttgtgccttgcaCACATTCCAGTGCACCaaaaccacccccagcccagggctgtccaagccactccttgctctttgcacagagcgagtcacactctgaggtgttgCGATCTCTCGACAgatagaggcaagcagggtgaccagtttcagtgaaatgctgtatctttggatggccaaatctgcacaaacctcaacatagctgtgttagagtgatgtctgaaaggagtccctagtcatctagccacactcccgtttccttccctgcacggtaaatgcTACTGCAtctgaggtgacaacagggatgaggctgatctcacccaatgccagaccactttagtgcacatgtctatgtctaatgCAATTGTCTGGATTTCGCCTTCTagtcaaggaagagaaataagttgtctcactgagaggtcttaAGAGACTTCTTCTGGTGACCACCTAATggtccagaaaggttcctgtaggtcctgggtcacatttcccacctccatgtgggcacacagccaccccagggcatctcaggcagcaatagcccgTGTCTGTGGGGAAATGAACAAAGGCCTGAACGCCGacttttagtcataaggtaaaacctattcaaaaaataactgcaagagctgaaaaaaatcctcatttccacaacttcaattttttttatcaattggaatggattttttatttttttattgtatatatttattttatacgTATATATGtacttacagttattcattcctgatacatttcctaccagcactctgcatggagaaactttgttccgATGAACTACGGTATTCAAATAGACgtatttcctatctctccttctgcctctctgtcctttcttctgcatctgcagaggatggggagaggcaggaaaaaaggacacggctgcagtgttgattgtgaaggctgcagtgttgattgtgaagtcacttccactgcagctgcctgattggccctcagcagatgtgctggccagcaggctttgtgatgtcacccagcacctcagagagcccacccagcagcagtgacagccctggggaggggagggcgtgacacaggtgacagggacccatctgggtgctgactgtgagggcacctctgctgcagccaccccacctcagagagcccacccagcagcagtgacagccctggggaggggagggcgtgacacaggtgacagggacccatctgggtgctgactgtgagggcacctctgctgcagccaccccaccagcccgcggccggcaggcaggcaggcacggctcacggccaccctgctcaggactagccctctgcagcggacctgccaccgagcagcgcacagctcctcacctagatctcctccgagcccagggtgccgcccctgcagcccagggacagcacaggcaggatctggaaggttcagctcggtggcagctcagtgtgcccagaattttgcatgatgtattattaccagccatgttttttttttaatagtgtgataccaagaaggagtcacactgcgtgTTCtgatgtacagtttgatgatgggtgggtgagtttaactgtgcaaggcctcctgggacagccctggaggaCTGTAGAAACAACTGAACCtcgcttgtttttttccacacctcaatgccaagagggcacctttgtccaaagtagcttCAGATCCACACTTCGGATCTcatctcagagggggttcacctctaaagaggactccaggagtgagctaatagccaggctgtgcctgggctgatcaggctcccagaggctgagaggatgaaggagccaggtgagttcacagCGCTGCAAGGATGAATCACCCCGGAtaagggttgagaccctctgtcagttgtaagagaagcctgtacgagcaagagtggatgGACCTCCCAATGGcggttgtccaaaacaaggggagacaaattccagctgaagagcccctgtggcatgggagcaagccaacaggagaaaaccctccctgctgtcctctggatgaacacagggcatgagTTTAATGGTCATGGGCGGGGTTCAGCtcctgtcgcggcccgaagggagtcgttcaggacgacctccctccccttggggccagacgaccaagttcgtgatgcccttggactgaattaaggtgaaacgacaccagccaaccaattttaagatttattaaggaatcaactaactagacacgtcccgtgtcacacgtttaggaaaaagagaggaaaaggggaagacagagagagagagagaaagatagatatccccacccgtggatccagcggcgtcccattgGGAcgtctcttgggagtctcggcagcggggggggggcagcggcaggaagctcccgtctggttccgctgactccgctcgagttcctcagtcgtcACAAGCAAGCCCCTCCCTATTCacgccgtctgcagtttttataggttcttgcctcacctctgggaggtgcttcctcgcttcccatgcagattaactgtcatgcgcagtccgccctctcggaaccttccagaaactgGCTGGGGCacctgggggtctcctgctcacgcgcagatggcaaatgagtacatgcagttcgtgccctagagacgaccttctgcccttttcaagccctttttacctcgtgaaGATGCACGAAGTTGTTTACCtggcggacggctcccgggggcaccggcgcggcattgcccgacgcaccttggcagcagcggctttgcagcagcagcaaaagcacatgtagagaaccggtcctctacagcTCCCCTGAGGGCAAAACGTCCATGTctgagctccaggaaagaaagactggagaagatggcaccatctacttcgaggtgcaaaccacacaggtagaaaaatcacaccccaggtactgagacacaagtcacctcacagactgctgctccttgcccatcacttgcagagacagaagtgacctcaccgtcaccttcgtggccatgtgcctcagatgggcctttgagctttggagcctatcagcccctcagaaaccagtactctcaccatcatcttccaaccctaattgcctgctgctggcaggtcagcttctcagaggcacatggcccagctatgtgccagctgctctccagtcagGTACTCATGCAGAAGTGCAATGtgcaacccatgtgcctgctgctggcctatcaggcactcaggcagaagtgacctcacagacagtttccaactcctgtgcttgctcctggctcATCACCTGCAGAGATAGAAGTGACTTCACAGTCAcctgcatggtcatgtgcctcctaaaGGCCTACAAGCtcctgagacacaatcttctcctaaaatacagccatgatacaagaGATGTTTGcactgccactcagagggacctcagcaggctggagaaatgggcacagaggaacctcatgaagctccacaaagggaaatgcaacgtCTTGCATATGAAAAAGAGtaacccaggacacactgggtgctgaccatctggaaagcagctttggagagaaggacctgggggtgctggtagacaacatgaagcagcatgaggcagcaacatgtcctcgtggcaaagaaagccaatggcttcctgggctgcactgggaagagtgttgccagcagggcgagggctctgtgcctgcaggctctgtgcctgcaggctctgtgcctgctgtctaatcaggtcctcaggcacaagtgacctcagaagcacatcctcctgctgtgCCTATCACTTTCTCCAGGACaaatgacctcacaggcacttccacagccagtgcctgctgctggaccatcatcttcagagacagaagtgacatcactgtcatcttcacagccagggtcctcctagtagcttaggaacttccaagacacaattcacctcatcacaactttgccacccatcagcctcttagtggcccatcagctgatcaggtacaaagaacctcacaaacaacatccaagcccacgcaccagctgccggcctttcagcttcctgatggacgtgacccagctatgtgcctgctgctatccagtcaggtacttgggcagaaggcacctcacaatcaacatccaagtcatgtgcctgctgctggccaatcagctgcagagacaggagtgaccccaAAGCCTACAtgctagccctgtgcctgttggtggcctatcaggtactcaggcagacatgacctcacaaccactgaccccacacaggagtcaagtgctggtctatcagcttcgcacatacttgcatttctgtgttgctgtagagctctgcaggtgtcagtccctcctctgggcacactcaccacacccacaagtcacctcaccaccagcagctgctggcctggcagttgctcagatagaagtgacctcacaagtgcatgaccacaccaggtgcctgctgatggcctgtggctttagagacacaagtttcctcaaaataccttccccagccaccaacatgctgcttcTTTTGCCATTTACCCTGCCAAgaagacctcacaatctgcttccacacccatctgcctccTACtagcctatcagggactcaggcacaagtgacttcacaagcaaatt is a window encoding:
- the LOC135326418 gene encoding olfactory receptor 14A16-like; translated protein: MSNSSFLTGFLLLGFANTGELQLLHFSLFLGIYLAALLGNGLIITAVARDHHLHTPMYFFLLNLSLLDLGSISTTVPKSMANSLRDTRAISYSGCAAQVFWFLFLISAEFYLLTVMAYDRFLAICRPLHYGTIMGSRACVKMAAAAWASGFLNALLHTGNTFSIPLCQGNTVEQFFCEIPQILKLSCSGSYLREVGLLAVSLCLLLGCFIFIVVSYVQIFTAVLRIPSEQGRHKAFSMCLPHLAVVSLFVSTGMFAYLKPPSISSPAPDLVVAVLYSVVPPAVNPLIYSMRNKELKEALRKLVQVVLFQQQ